One window of Pocillopora verrucosa isolate sample1 chromosome 9, ASM3666991v2, whole genome shotgun sequence genomic DNA carries:
- the LOC131786851 gene encoding transmembrane protein 177, with amino-acid sequence MASFGHVMELVGKVANRFIVISVGFGIGGLFIYKNAAEAFPNQVCKPIVGLKDEDGSLLKVPERIRTQFDVVLNKLGYTNANKISLFINQGVHPMSVGSTSFPNGAVVSLPKWYIFENYKDIETCGITFQGRDIRWDSELGIKIKECLLPSDEMIAFCIAHEVAQTQRLDYKAINAVLAPTWLYLTYKLAYIGPRMLQLHTVLDILFKLVLCRLSYLCYKQVHMKLYHDVVYQADVMAAKCEPRMLQGGIDVFTKKIELNRIRRRLMGRKGHNCFTEEGNDIESRIYPLLTDRLKRLKDLERDVTSFSNGDQAEHSESS; translated from the exons ATGGCGAGTTTTGGACATGTTATGGAACTTGTAGGAAAGGTTGCGAACCGATTCATTGTCATATCCGTAGGATTTGGTATCGGTGgactttttatttacaaaaacgcGGCCGAGGCCTTCCCGAATCAAGTGTGCAAACCTATCGTTGGCCTGAAGGACGAAGATGGCAGCCTTTTGAAAGTCCCTGAGCGAATAAGAACACAGTTCGATGTAGTGTTGAATAAGCTTGGTTACACGAATGCCAACAAGATAAGCTTGTTCATAAATCAGGGTGTACATCCGATGTCGGTGGGTTCAACTTCCTTTCCAAACGGAGCTGTTGTAAGCTTGCCAAAATGGTACATTTTTGAGAATTACAAAGACATAGAAACGTGTGGAATTACGTTTCAAGGAAGGGACATCAGATGGGATTCTGAACTGGGTATAAAGATCAAAGAATGTTTGCTGCCTAGTGATGAAATGATAGCTTTTTGCATCGCGCACGAGGTTGCTCAAACGCAGCGATTGGATTACAAGGCTATCAATGCCGTCCTTGCACCAACGTGGTTGTACTTGACATATAAGCTCGCCTACATTGGCCCAAGGATGTTGCAGCTTCACACAGTGCTGGATATACTCTTTAAGCTTGTCCTTTGTCGTTTGAGCTATCTTTGCTACAAACAAGTGCACATGAAACTATATCATGATGTAGTTTACCAGGCTGATGTTATGGCTGCAAAGTGTGAGCCTAGAATGCTTCAAGGTGGGATAGATGTATTCACTAAGAAGATAGAGTTGAACCGTATTCGACGCAGACTGATGGGGAGGAAAGGACACAACTGTTTTACAGAGGAAGGGAATGACATTGAATCTCGCATATACCCTCTATTGACAGACAGGCTTAAGCGATTGAAGGACTTAGAAAGAG ATGTTACAAGTTTTTCAAATGGTGATCAAGCTGAACATAGTGAAAGCAGCTGA